CATGCAGCTCTGCAGACCCTGCGTCTCGCAGTACGGCACACACTTGCCATTACGACACTGGCCACGTTCCTGACACATCGTACCATCGCTCATGGGCGGACTCTTGGGGCACTCGGCATGGTTACCGGTACAGCGTGCCTCTTGCTCACACGTGGCGTACTGTGCCTCGCGACACTTCACGCCCGCCATCATGTATTGGCAGTTCTGGCAGCAGGGTGAATTTTTATCGCTGCACACTGCTCCCTGATTACGGCGCAGCTTGCAGTTCTTATCGCAGCAGGCATCGTTATCCTCCGTCCCGAGCAACCCAGCATCACACTGTTCGTCGCCCTCGACGCGCAGATTGCCGCAGAACGATTCTTCCGGTTCGGAGAAACAGCGTCCGGATTTGGCTTGTAGCACCTTGCGAATGGACCGTAGCGAGCAAGGCGAAAACTTTTTGTTGTTCACATCGTACCCACTGACGGAGTAGGTGTACATGAGAAAGCTGCCACCCTGGGAAGCGCTCGGTGAACACTCGGGGATGTCGGGATCATGCTCCGAACCCCAGTTGTGTCCGAACTCGTGGGCCGTCACCAGATCCGCCTCGCGTGTGATTACTCGTTGTCCGTAGTGATTGCGTGAGCTGCTTAATCCCGAGTTCAGATACAGTGTGTAACCGTTTTTGAAATATTCTGTACGAAAGGAATCAATCATGGAGAACACATTAATAAACCCGCCAGTAGGGAGTACAAAAAGTGCCATTCGAAAcgattgaaaaaataaaccataaTCGACACAAGAAATGGTGTTAGTGAGCAAGAGACCTGGAGTACAGATGCCACCGACGGAATTGCGACGCGGAGATCCTACGTAAGCGAGACCAAGAATGCCTCCCTCGAACTTTAGATCGGTGAACAGGTGTGCCAAGCAGAAATCCTTGTGACTGTACTCACGAGAGAAAAccttgtttttcgattttcacggtatTATACAAGTTGGTTAGAATTACACAGATCCCAATGCAGCGTTTAAGAAGAAAGTCAAATAGTGTATCATGAGGTAATACAATCGAATAGCTATTCCGATCACGAGATTGTTAGTTGACTCAAAGGGAATGACTTATTGATATTAGTGGGCAGTGTGTGGCTTACCTCAAGCAAGTTTCGAACGTCCCATTTCTCTCGTACCATATTGTAATGCGCCTCGCCACCGCGAACACGAGTCGGTTCTGAATGGACGACGATTTTCTTAATCACAAAGCCCATCCCTTTGAATCCTTCCTGATCCGAGCGATCCTGCCAGATGGTGTCGTTGTAGATTTTGTGCACGCGATCGATAAGACTTATctgtaaaattttaattatgaaaACAAGTTCATGGCTGGCATGGAAATCAGTATTCACAACCACCGCTTACCAGGTAATTGATGGTCGTTTTAGTGTTGCTTCCTCCCATTTCCTGAAAGAACCGGTAGTCGGCAACGAGCAGCAATGGACAGCGGGTTTTGGTCGGAGTGTACTCGTACTGATCGGCTTGCCGCTTGCGACGTACCACCTTTTTACTTTtctgctcatcgtcgtcggcgtgcCACACCGAAGAAGGGGTCGTGGATTCGTTTTCATCTTCTCCCGCTCcccgatcatcgtcatccgctTCTTCCAGCTCTAGGCCTTCCTTAACATACCCGCAGGTCCTCGGCACACCGCCTAGTTCTCCGCTAATGGAATCAACATTATCCCAGCTAAATTTGATGTCCGACGCTCGGTACGCGATCATGTGACGCTGATCGGCCGTGTGCGGTAGGTGGCGCCAGGATGGTTCGATGTGGTACGTTTCTTCCGGCAGGACCACCGAGGCCGTcatcacaccatcatcgatgtGAGCGCTCACGTGCGATTGCATTTCCCCGAAGACGCGGCCCTTAAAGAAGTTGCTCCGATCGAGATGCACGATCGATTCGCTGCCATTTCCGTCCACTGAGTAGGCGCGAAAATTGCTATGGAGCACGGATGAATGGGGATGCAGAATGAGACGAAAGTTCTTGCCCAACACCCGAAACTCCACCTCCTTGATGGTGTTGAATGGGTGGTTGCTGTGTTTGGCGCCccgtttttcgattcgatgcgaaAGGTCTTTGGCGTGCAGCGTTTCGTAGTACTTGAGGTTTTTGTGCAATTGGCCTTGGGGAGCGTGGGGAGAGAGGAAAGTTTCGTCTTTAGCAAGTCCTTCTGATTTACACTCGGTTTACAGCAGAATCGCAAATTCTCACCCTCGGACGATGTGATGAAGAGCGCCAACGAAGCCACTAGCACAACGGCCACTATCGCGGTGCTAGTGGAATTCATTTTTCCACGGTCAGTGCACCAGTCTGCTTGTTTTTCAAGGTTTTACTCCAGAAACTAACTTTTATCCTTCGTCCTGCGAAAATTCCTGGATTTTTCCACTTTGACAGCGCTTTGTTGTGGTTTCGAATCAGCTGTTTCGCGGGTGCTGGGCACGGGCGGGTGCAAGGGCGGGTTCATGCGGGTTTATCAGGGCCGCCTCGTGCACCGGATGCACCGCGTAACCCACTTCTAGTCCGTGTGGTAATCACTTAGAACTCGTTCATACTGCACCCGCTGCGCACATGATTAGATCGCCGAGGACACGATGATCGCACGGTTTTGCTCCAGAGGATTTTCGACGCAGGTGAAAAACTCGTTCGTGACCACTCCGATATTCTACGTGAACGCGGGTAAGATTTGGCCGCTAGCTCCTAGCCATAAGTGCTTAGCAAATAGTAACTAATACCtcgttgaatggtttttcaGCACCGCACATCGGACACCTCTACTCCGCCGTTATCGCTGATGCGGTTCACCGGTTTAACCGCATAGCGACACCGGAAAAATCGCGCAGCTGTTTCCTGAGTACCGGTACGGACGAGCATGGCATGAAGATTCAGCAAGCTGCCGTACTGCATTCCACCTCAACGGAGGATTACTGCAATTCCATCTCGGCCCGGTACCGCGAGCTGTTTCGTCAGTTTCGCGTCGATTACTCTCGCTTCATCCGCACCACCGAAACGGATCACCGACGAGCAGTGCAAACCTTCTGGCGTACGTTAGAGGCCTCGGGAAGCATATATTCGGCCAACTATGCCGGCTGGTACTGTGTACCGGATGAAACGTTTCTCACCGAGAGCCAGCTGAAGGAGAACGAGCGCGGTGAAAAGTGCTCGCTCGAGTCGGGACACCCGGTCGAATGGACCGAGGAACAGAATTATATGTTCCGGTTGAGCCAGTACCAGGACGAGGTACGGTACTGGGTGAAGAGTAGCGAGGATCGTGTTCAGCCGGAGAAGTTTCGACGCATTTTGCTCGATTACCTCGACGAACCTCTGCCCGACATCTCGATATCACGACCGATAGGCCGAGTTTCCTGGGGTATCCCGGTGCCCACGGACCCATCCCAGTCAGTGTACGTCTGGCTAGATGCACTAGTGAATTATCTCACAGTGGTGGGCTATCCGAAGGAAGGGTTCGCTGCACAGTGGCCACCGAGCGTGCAGGTACTTGGCAAAGATATACTTAAGTTCCATGGCATTTACTGGCCAGCATTTCTGTTGGCGGCGAAGCTGGAACCACCGCGCCAGTTACTCGTGCACTCACATTGGACGGTCGACAATCAGAAAATGTCCAAAAGCAAGTTCAACGTGGTGGATCCCGCTGAACGCGCTGAATTGTACACGCATGAAGGTTTACGGTACTTTTTGCTACGTGAAGGGGTAGCTCACAGTGATGGAAGTAAGTACCTTGAATGGGaatcatttgttttcgattAGCTAATGGTTTCTGTTTTGAAGATTACAGTGATACGAAAGTTTTGCGAATACTGAACTCCGAGTTAGCTGATACACTGGGGAACTTGCTTTCCCGATGTTGCGGAAAGGCTCTGAATCCGGCGTCGCTATATCCGGCGCTAAACGAAGAAGCATTTGAGAGGCTCAAATCTTACGATGTTACAAACCGATTGCTCGAAGTTCTTCATGAAATGCCGGGTAAGTGTTCTGTAACACAGGCAAGTCACGATTCGGGATGTTCACTTTCGCGTTTTTCCAGATAAGACCCTTCACCATTACCAGAAAAACAACTTTTATCTTGTCGTTGACACGGTTATGCATCTACTGCACACCACTAATAACTTCTTCGAAACAACGACTCCCTGGAAGTTGAAGAAAAGCGAGAGCCCGGATGATCGTGCCATGCTGAATGCCATACTTACCATCACCATGGAAGTGCTCCGCCAAACGGCAATTGTGATGCAACCAATTATTCCCGTGCTCACGGAACGGCTACTGGACAAGTTGAACATTCCGACATCAGCCCGAACATGGGAAAACACGAAGCTGTCGTTTCGGACAAAGGATGCTTCTTTGGGCAATCAGGACAGTATCCTGTTTCGCCGAATTGTGCCTTCGACCGagaacaaaaccgaaccgaaacaggAACAGCGAACGAAATCCAAGCAAAAGAAACCGGATTCCTAAACAGTTGCATAGTATTGTAGAATAAAAGTTTTGTTGGGTACATCAGCGACGATGACCGTTCACTAATTCGAGAAATTCTATTTATTCCAGTAAATCCAACCACGAACCCTCTTCAAACGTAACGGTATTTTGTCCGCACGATTCAAACTCAACTCTTCCCTGTAAACGGCATCTCCCAGCTATtgtcagaaagagagagaaagagagagaaagagagggagagagtgtcggtttttttgttgtcgtcaTCGAGAGTGCAAAATACAAAAGTTTAATCCAAATTTGTTAACTTTTCCGTTCCCGGATCCGGCGTCCACTTTTCGGCAACTTGTTTCGACTTCTTTCGGCAGCTAGAAAATCGATCTTTTATCCGAAAATCTCCTGCCAATCACCCAGCAGCCCCCTAGTTTGCGCTCGCCAGACGACAGTATCAAAAATCTTCCTCCAACATCGAACTCCGCGCGTGGAAGGCCAGGAGAAAGTTAACCAACCGAGTGGACTCCGGAGTCAGGCCCTGGCAAGACGACAAATTTTGTGCCTGTTTTTGCGTGTGTCCTAGCAGCTACATCACCGTTAGAAAGTGTTCGAAGCCACCGTTTTCCGTCCCGTGAAGATAAACCGATTTCCGTGTGTCAGAAGACCACCGGAAGAGCTGCGGAGTGTGAATAGTTTATAGTTTGTTTACTTGATCTTTGCATCCGCATTTACAATAAACTCGAGCCAGCACGCACTCCGAGGTGTGTCCTTAACGGCCAGACATCCAACAAGCGGCTGGCACGATGGCTTCCAGTTCCACCGGTGGAAACGCGAAAAGTGACACGTCACGAAGGCCGCCAGCGATAAAGAATCCACTGCTGAGCTCGCAGCTAACGGGGCTAACGTTGGACGATTTTGCGCCGGTCGCCGTGCTCCCACCCGCGGCACCTTTGCCACCCATCGTCCGGGAACCTCCCGAAGCAACAGGTTAGTAATTTGTGGCGAGGCGACCATCCGGGGCCACGCCTGGAGAAGGGAATTTCtttaaaaacatttatttcttttctgcaACACAGAAACATATGGAAGAACTTATCGTATCGTATGGTTTGTAACCTTAACTTACTCCATCTGCAATAGAGTCTAGGAGGCGAGGAAGCGCATAACAAGTTAATGAAATCATGTGAAGGGGCCAGGGGCCTTCTAACAGTTATGAATGCGTTATCAGAAGTCACGTCACTCCGATAAACTCCGACACTCCCATCTCATTTGGTGCTCATTTGGTGCGTCTGGTAGTGCCACGGCTGTCCGGGCCACCGCCACGGTAGATCGGAAGTTCCTTCGATTGCCGCCGCTTTCGGATGCAGTATCGTATGAACAGTACCAGCAGAATGATGAGCGCAATGAAGAGCAGCACACCGAGTACGACCGCCGCAATGCCGGCCTCGTTCAGCCAGATATCGGTCACATCCAGGCTGAGGCTGCGCACGTTTCGGCTCACATCGTACGCTGTAACGGTGACCCGCGGTTGACAACAGGAAGCGGTATAGCTAGCCCGCACCTCATCTCGGGTACCGGCCGTGAAGGGAGTTTTGTAGAGCAATCCGGCTGGACTGGATGAGATACGCATCAGACCGGTTTCGTAGTCACGTGCCGTTATCTCGAGCGTCCAGAATGCCCCCGTACAGGTGGCCGGTGTTGAGCGTCCCTCGCACCGGCTGGAGTACGTATACCAGAGGTAGGGCCGTGTCGTATCGGCCAATCCTGCCGAATCGGAAACGGTTACCCAGGCGGCTTGCGATACCTGATCTACGCCTGTCGTCGAGAAGGTGACCTTGTCACGGCTTCCGATCTCGGCCGTCGGTGCAATCACGAGTGTTACGATCACATTCAACGACTGACCGGGACTTAGCGTGGCTCTGGTGTACggaagaaatagaaaatggGCACAAAACCGATCGAATGGTTAGTAGCGAATCGGATGAAATGCGGTCTCGCAATCTAATTCACTTACTGGCCAGGGTTCAGGGTCCGTAGGAACGACAGCTCGTCTGTTACACGGAAGAAGTACGTGATGGGAGTTTGGCGATAGTTGGTCACCTCGAAGTATAACTGCAGCGTTTGGCCCCGTGAGCCGATCAGCTGAGAATTGACGCCGACATCGACCTTGGTGATGGCTTGGATCGATGCACGACCACTGATGATGCCGGAATCCTCATCAGTAAGCTCTGTTTGGCGTGCGAAGCGATGCTCCTCCAATGCTCCTTCATCGTTGCCACTTGCACGTGGCAGCTTCGATCTTCGATTTAAAATGGTACGAAAAAGAAGGTACATTAGGC
The sequence above is a segment of the Anopheles darlingi chromosome 2, idAnoDarlMG_H_01, whole genome shotgun sequence genome. Coding sequences within it:
- the LOC125949126 gene encoding ADAM 17-like protease, whose amino-acid sequence is MNSTSTAIVAVVLVASLALFITSSEGQLHKNLKYYETLHAKDLSHRIEKRGAKHSNHPFNTIKEVEFRVLGKNFRLILHPHSSVLHSNFRAYSVDGNGSESIVHLDRSNFFKGRVFGEMQSHVSAHIDDGVMTASVVLPEETYHIEPSWRHLPHTADQRHMIAYRASDIKFSWDNVDSISGELGGVPRTCGYVKEGLELEEADDDDRGAGEDENESTTPSSVWHADDDEQKSKKVVRRKRQADQYEYTPTKTRCPLLLVADYRFFQEMGGSNTKTTINYLISLIDRVHKIYNDTIWQDRSDQEGFKGMGFVIKKIVVHSEPTRVRGGEAHYNMVREKWDVRNLLEVFSREYSHKDFCLAHLFTDLKFEGGILGLAYVGSPRRNSVGGICTPEYFKNGYTLYLNSGLSSSRNHYGQRVITREADLVTAHEFGHNWGSEHDPDIPECSPSASQGGSFLMYTYSVSGYDVNNKKFSPCSLRSIRKVLQAKSGRCFSEPEESFCGNLRVEGDEQCDAGLLGTEDNDACCDKNCKLRRNQGAVCSDKNSPCCQNCQYMMAGVKCREAQYATCEQEARCTGNHAECPKSPPMSDGTMCQERGQCRNGKCVPYCETQGLQSCMCDIIADACKRCCRQSINETCFPVEPPDVLPDGTPCIQGFCNKGMCEKTIQDVVERFWDIIEEININKVLRFLRDNIVMAVVMLTALFWIPVSCVIAYFDRKKRKEDWKEYEWSQKLDLIHPSDRRRVIHIRVPRQKITVARM
- the LOC125949141 gene encoding methionine--tRNA ligase, mitochondrial, with product MIARFCSRGFSTQVKNSFVTTPIFYVNAAPHIGHLYSAVIADAVHRFNRIATPEKSRSCFLSTGTDEHGMKIQQAAVLHSTSTEDYCNSISARYRELFRQFRVDYSRFIRTTETDHRRAVQTFWRTLEASGSIYSANYAGWYCVPDETFLTESQLKENERGEKCSLESGHPVEWTEEQNYMFRLSQYQDEVRYWVKSSEDRVQPEKFRRILLDYLDEPLPDISISRPIGRVSWGIPVPTDPSQSVYVWLDALVNYLTVVGYPKEGFAAQWPPSVQVLGKDILKFHGIYWPAFLLAAKLEPPRQLLVHSHWTVDNQKMSKSKFNVVDPAERAELYTHEGLRYFLLREGVAHSDGNYSDTKVLRILNSELADTLGNLLSRCCGKALNPASLYPALNEEAFERLKSYDVTNRLLEVLHEMPDKTLHHYQKNNFYLVVDTVMHLLHTTNNFFETTTPWKLKKSESPDDRAMLNAILTITMEVLRQTAIVMQPIIPVLTERLLDKLNIPTSARTWENTKLSFRTKDASLGNQDSILFRRIVPSTENKTEPKQEQRTKSKQKKPDS